Proteins found in one Orcinus orca chromosome 11, mOrcOrc1.1, whole genome shotgun sequence genomic segment:
- the HMGXB4 gene encoding HMG domain-containing protein 4 isoform X1: MAYDDSVKKEDCFDGDHSFEDIGLAAGRSQREKKRSYKDFLREEEEIAAQVRNSSKKKLKDSELYFLGTDTHKKKRKHSSDDYYYGDISSLESSQKKKKKSSPQSTDTAMDLLKAITSPLATGTKPSKKTGEKSSSSSSHSESKKEHHRKKVSGSSGELSLEDGGSHKSKKMKPLYVNTETLTLREPDGLKMKLILSPKEKGSSSVDEESFQYPSQQATVKKSSKKSARDEQGALLLGHELQSFLKTARKKHKSSSDSRSSPGPEGCGSDASQFPESHSANLDLSGLEPILVESDSSSGGELEAGELVIDDSYREIKKKKKSKKSKKKKDKEKHKERRHSKSKRSSGLPAAAVGEVPAPPGPPPSIPYTGAAAPPPPLPGLHTDGHSEKKKKREEKDKERDRGEKPKKKNMSAYQVFCKEYRVTIVADHPGIDFGELSKKLAEVWKQLPEKDKLIWKQKAQYLQHKQNKAEATTVKRKASSSEGSMKVKASSAGVLSPQKKSPPTTMLLPASPAKAPETEPIDVAAHLQLLGESLSLIGHRLQETEGMVAVSGSLSVLLDSIICALGPLACLTTQLPELNGCPKQVLSNTLDNIAYIMPGL, encoded by the exons ATGGCTTATGATGACTCCGTGAAGAAAGAAG ATTGCTTTGATGGTGATCACAGCTTTGAGGACATAGGGCTAGCTGCTGGCCGAAGCCAACGAGAAAAGAAACGTTCTTACAAAGATTTTttaagggaagaggaagaaatcgCTGCTCAGGTCAGGAATTCTTCCAAGAAGAAGTTGAAG GATAGTGAACTTTACTTCTTGGGGACGGACACGcacaagaaaaagaggaagcacTCCTCTGATGATTACTACTATGGAG atatttcgTCTTTGGAGtcgtcacagaagaaaaagaaaaagtctagcCCGCAATCTACTGATACAGCTATGGACCTGTTGAAAGCGAtcacttcccctctggcaacAGGCACCAAGCCTTCCAAAAAGACAGGAGAAAAGTCCTCCAGTTCTTCAAGCCATTCAGAGAGTAAAAAGGAACACCACAGGAAGAAAGTCAGCGGAAGCAGTGGGGAGCTGTCCCTGGAGGATGGTGGTTCCCacaaatccaaaaaaatgaaaccacTGTATGTGAACACAGAGACGCTGACCCTTCGTGAGCCTGATGGGTTAAAGATGAAACTTATTCTCTCACCAAAGGAGAAGGGAAGCAGCTCAGTTGATGAGGAGTCTTTTCAGTACCCCTCTCAACAAGCGACTGTGAAAAAATCCTCTAAGAAGTCAGCTCGGGATGAGCAAGGTGCTTTACTCCTAGGACATGAGTTACAGAGCTTTCTGAAAACAGCCCGGAAGAAGCACAAGTCATCCTCAGACTCACGTTCGTCTCCTGGCCCTGAAGGCTGTGGGTCTGATGCCTCCCAGTTCCCAGAATCCCACAGTGCTAACCTTGATCTTTCAGGGCTTGAACCTATTCTAGTAGAATCAGACTCCTCCTCTGGCGGGGAGCTAGAGGCAGGGGAGTTAGTGATCGATGATTCTTACCgggaaatcaagaagaaaaagaagtcaaagaagagCAAGAAGAAGAAGGACAAGGAGAAGCATAAAGAGAGGCGACACTCCAAGTCCAAGAGAAGTTCGGGACTTCCCGCTGCAGCAGTGGGAGAGGTCCCAGCGCCGCCCGGCCCTCCGCCCAGCATCCCGTACACTGGAGcagccgcccctcccccaccgcttCCTGGCCTCCACACAGATGGgcacagtgagaaaaaaaagaagagagaggagaaggacaaagagagggacagaggagaaaag CCAAAAAAGAAGAACATGTCGGCCTACCAGGTGTTCTGTAAGGAGTATCGTGTAACCATTGTGGCTGACCATCCAGGCATAG ATTTTGGGGAACTGAGCAAAAAACTGGCTGAGGTGTGGAAACAATTGCCAGAGAAGGACAAACTG ATTTGGAAACAAAAAGCTCAGTATCTGCAACACAAACAGAACAAAGCAGAAGCTACAACTGTGAAAAGAAAAGCATCCAGCTCAGAAGGTTCCATGAAAGTGAAAG CTTCCTCTGCAGGAGTACTGTCACCCCAAAAGAAATCCCCACCCACCACCATGCTGTTACCCGCCTCGCCAGCCAAAGCCCCTGAGACAGAGCCCATCGACGTGGCTGCTCATCTCCAGCTGTTGGGAGAGTCCCTGAGCCTCATTGGACACCGCCTGCAGGAAACCGAG
- the HMGXB4 gene encoding HMG domain-containing protein 4 isoform X2: MAYDDSVKKEDCFDGDHSFEDIGLAAGRSQREKKRSYKDFLREEEEIAAQVRNSSKKKLKDSELYFLGTDTHKKKRKHSSDDYYYGDISSLESSQKKKKKSSPQSTDTAMDLLKAITSPLATGTKPSKKTGEKSSSSSSHSESKKEHHRKKVSGSSGELSLEDGGSHKSKKMKPLYVNTETLTLREPDGLKMKLILSPKEKGSSSVDEESFQYPSQQATVKKSSKKSARDEQGALLLGHELQSFLKTARKKHKSSSDSRSSPGPEGCGSDASQFPESHSANLDLSGLEPILVESDSSSGGELEAGELVIDDSYREIKKKKKSKKSKKKKDKEKHKERRHSKSKRSSGLPAAAVGEVPAPPGPPPSIPYTGAAAPPPPLPGLHTDGHSEKKKKREEKDKERDRGEKPKKKNMSAYQVFCKEYRVTIVADHPGIDFGELSKKLAEVWKQLPEKDKLIWKQKAQYLQHKQNKAEATTVKRKASSSEGSMKVKASSAGVLSPQKKSPPTTMLLPASPAKAPETEPIDVAAHLQLLGESLSLIGHRLQETESNTLDNIAYIMPGL, translated from the exons ATGGCTTATGATGACTCCGTGAAGAAAGAAG ATTGCTTTGATGGTGATCACAGCTTTGAGGACATAGGGCTAGCTGCTGGCCGAAGCCAACGAGAAAAGAAACGTTCTTACAAAGATTTTttaagggaagaggaagaaatcgCTGCTCAGGTCAGGAATTCTTCCAAGAAGAAGTTGAAG GATAGTGAACTTTACTTCTTGGGGACGGACACGcacaagaaaaagaggaagcacTCCTCTGATGATTACTACTATGGAG atatttcgTCTTTGGAGtcgtcacagaagaaaaagaaaaagtctagcCCGCAATCTACTGATACAGCTATGGACCTGTTGAAAGCGAtcacttcccctctggcaacAGGCACCAAGCCTTCCAAAAAGACAGGAGAAAAGTCCTCCAGTTCTTCAAGCCATTCAGAGAGTAAAAAGGAACACCACAGGAAGAAAGTCAGCGGAAGCAGTGGGGAGCTGTCCCTGGAGGATGGTGGTTCCCacaaatccaaaaaaatgaaaccacTGTATGTGAACACAGAGACGCTGACCCTTCGTGAGCCTGATGGGTTAAAGATGAAACTTATTCTCTCACCAAAGGAGAAGGGAAGCAGCTCAGTTGATGAGGAGTCTTTTCAGTACCCCTCTCAACAAGCGACTGTGAAAAAATCCTCTAAGAAGTCAGCTCGGGATGAGCAAGGTGCTTTACTCCTAGGACATGAGTTACAGAGCTTTCTGAAAACAGCCCGGAAGAAGCACAAGTCATCCTCAGACTCACGTTCGTCTCCTGGCCCTGAAGGCTGTGGGTCTGATGCCTCCCAGTTCCCAGAATCCCACAGTGCTAACCTTGATCTTTCAGGGCTTGAACCTATTCTAGTAGAATCAGACTCCTCCTCTGGCGGGGAGCTAGAGGCAGGGGAGTTAGTGATCGATGATTCTTACCgggaaatcaagaagaaaaagaagtcaaagaagagCAAGAAGAAGAAGGACAAGGAGAAGCATAAAGAGAGGCGACACTCCAAGTCCAAGAGAAGTTCGGGACTTCCCGCTGCAGCAGTGGGAGAGGTCCCAGCGCCGCCCGGCCCTCCGCCCAGCATCCCGTACACTGGAGcagccgcccctcccccaccgcttCCTGGCCTCCACACAGATGGgcacagtgagaaaaaaaagaagagagaggagaaggacaaagagagggacagaggagaaaag CCAAAAAAGAAGAACATGTCGGCCTACCAGGTGTTCTGTAAGGAGTATCGTGTAACCATTGTGGCTGACCATCCAGGCATAG ATTTTGGGGAACTGAGCAAAAAACTGGCTGAGGTGTGGAAACAATTGCCAGAGAAGGACAAACTG ATTTGGAAACAAAAAGCTCAGTATCTGCAACACAAACAGAACAAAGCAGAAGCTACAACTGTGAAAAGAAAAGCATCCAGCTCAGAAGGTTCCATGAAAGTGAAAG CTTCCTCTGCAGGAGTACTGTCACCCCAAAAGAAATCCCCACCCACCACCATGCTGTTACCCGCCTCGCCAGCCAAAGCCCCTGAGACAGAGCCCATCGACGTGGCTGCTCATCTCCAGCTGTTGGGAGAGTCCCTGAGCCTCATTGGACACCGCCTGCAGGAAACCGAG